Genomic DNA from Hordeum vulgare subsp. vulgare chromosome 2H, MorexV3_pseudomolecules_assembly, whole genome shotgun sequence:
AGGTCTACATGCGACAGCCACCAGGATTTGTCGATCACACTCGGCCGCATTATCTCTGCCGTCTGACGAAGGCGCTCTATGGGCTGAAACAGGCGCCTCGTGCTTGGCATGCTCGTATGGCTTCGGCTCTCCACACTCATGGCTTTGTTCCTTCGATGACTGACACTTATCTGTTCTTGTTTCAGCGCCCGGACGTGACTGTGTATCTGCTTGTGTACGTGGATGATATCATCCTGGTCAGCTCGTCTACAGCGGCGGTTGATGCGCTTGTGGCTGCCCTAGGCAGAGACTTCGCAGTCAAGGATTTGGGACAACTACATTTCTTCCTAGGTATTGAGGTTGCTCATCGGTCTAATGGCAGCCTTGCTCTCACTCGGAAGAACTACTCTCTTGATCTTTTACGACGTGCCGGTATGCTTAAGTGCAATGTCTCTCCTACACCGATGTCTTCCACTCAAAAGCTCTCGGCTCTTGATggtactcctctctctctcctgagGATGCGACTGAGTATCGCAGTGTTGGTGGTGGTTTACAGTACCTCACGATCACACGTCTTAATCTTTCATTTGCGGTGAACAGAGTATGTCAGTATCTTCATGCTCCAACTGATGTGCACTGGTCTATTGTGAAGCGCATTCTGCGGTATGTGCGTCTCACCAtctcatttggacttcatctacgTCCCAGTCCCGCTGGAGTGCTTTCTGCATTTCCAGATGCTGATTGGGCTGGTTGTCCTGATGATCGCCGATCTACAGGGGGTATGTTGTGTTCTTGGGTCCTAATTTGATCGCCTCGAGTGCACGCAAGCAAGCCACTGTTTCCCGTAGCAGCACAGAAGCAGAGTATAAAGCAGTTGCTAATGCTACTGTTGAGCTTATATGGATTGAGTCACTACTCAGAGAAATGGGGATCTCTCGACCACATCCTCCGGTCTTATGGTGTGATAATATTGGTGCTATGTTCCTATCAACAAACCCGGTGTTCCACGCACGAACCAACCACATTGAGATTGACTATCATTTTGTGAGGGAACGTGTTGCACAGAAGCTACTACAAATAAGGTTTATCTCTTCCAAAGATCAACTTGcagacatcttcaccaagccTCTACCTTCTCCCATGTTTGAGGTGTGTAGGCGCAATCTCAACCTCCTTGATGCTTCAGGAGTAAGTTGAGATtgagggagggtgttagactTTGTATAGATAGCTTATCTGTGTATTCCATACCATATTGGTATAGGACTCTTTGTACATCTTTGCATATAAATATATGACAAGCCACCCCATAGAGGATTGAGTCAGTTCCCCCAAAACCTAAGTTTAACACACAATACTCTGCAGAAAAAAATAGTTAACAATAAGGACTCTGTCGAGTTGGCCCATTTTATAGGTAAAGCAAATCACCAAGTTAAAACAACAAATTTAaatacaaaaaaataacaaaccaGCATGTTCAAACAACAAGATTAAATACAAAAAATAATAAACATAAGTCTGCTGAAGTACTAGCATAAACATGCCCTATAAATGGAAAAGAATGCCACCAACTGGTTGACAGATCAAAGGATAGGCGTAGCAAGGTGGCGTCCCGTCGCAATCAACGCGTCCATCATACCGCATAATCGACCTTTGACACATTATCTAGAGGGCGGGTTCTAGTGCAACAAAAATGCCAGAAATTTCAAGATAGCGTGAGTGGCATGCATGTTGCATGAAGACCATCTCAATAGCAATCTTGTTATGCATTGTACAAAAGATCCATATGTCATTAGAAGAGTTGTTGCCTCGTATAGGTCTAGTTGGACTGAGTTTCCACCAACTCAGCTAGGTTTGGGGCCACCCAATCCAACCCCAAACCTCACGGACAAAGCTCTAAAGAAAGCAGGTTGCAGTGTAGGCGGAGAAGATGTCGATCCCAATGAGACACCACAAAGAGGGCAAAGCCCACCACCAGGCCCATGTCCCTTGACCACCTCCATCCATCTCCAATGAAAGACGATCACGAAGAAGCTGTCACATTTTTTTTAATCTTCAATGGGAATGGCGCTTTTCAGGGGTTTGGTACACGCAAGAATCAGTGCACGGGACAATTGTTGTATTGAATTCATGTGTGATTTCTATCATTATATCATTGTTGTATTCGGGACAATTCTTGTATTGAATAATTAGTTTAACTTAATGatttaaataatttttataatTTGAGTGATTGTTATATTGTAATATTCATATTCTATCTTATGTTGAATTCATAATTTTGTGTAATATGTGACATAGGTGTCGAATTCAGAAAATGCCACGTGCTTTGCGGGTTGGCGAGTGTTGCGGCCGAAAAGACCCCGCATAGCTGCACAGTTCCACTATATGGGTCTGTTCAACAGCAGCAACCTTGAGCCCACAAAACACGCTCTTACGCACTAGAAAGACCCGTGATACAAGGGGTAAGATGCTCTAACTGTTCTGCTacgcatatactccctccgttttaaaatataagaccttttaggaattttactaggagactacatacggagcaaaatgaatgaatctatactctaaaatatgtctatgtacatttgtatgtagtttatagtgcaatctttaaaagatcttatatttaggaacggagggagtacaaacttACTTAGGATACAAGTACAATTCGCGCATTTGCAGGATAAAAAGCAGCCGCTTCTCTGTATATTAGCTTGTAGATGAAGAGCAACCGAAATCgacacacacatcatcatcaaGACCTGATAATCATTCCAGATCCAGGTGGGTAACTCCCTTTCTCTCTTCTCATGTTTCATCGCAACTCAAGGTTACGTTCTCCTTATCTCAGGTGGAATAGCGCAAGTGTTTGTCTGGTAGGTTAAGACAGCAGTCAGATTGAGTTGTGGTGACGGGATCCGAAGGCGAAGGTCAGAGCTCTCCACTGTATGCAACAAACTGATGACGACGGAATGTGTCGCGTCTCATATGGGAGTACGATACACTTTGTTTTCAGTACTGTATTTCTGAGTGGCAGCTAGAGATGGCATCCGACCTATGTGCAGTCTTGGTGATGTACGTACGTACATGCTTGTTGTCATGGGCTGCAGTTTGCCATGTAACTTGCTCGGCGATCGTCAACTTTATCGCTTAAATTCATAAGGTCGCATTGTGGGTCTCCTGCATGACTGATAATGTAATGGAAGAACAGGTTTTGCCCATGATACGCCCAAGATGGCCTTGGTAAACCAACattatttcactaagctggaacatATGAAATACTGATACTACAAATCATCCGGGAAACAGTACTATGTCTTACAGGTTTGTCCAAAAGATTCGCAAAGCCACTGTCATTACATACCCATGTTCAGAGGCCGTGGTACTCCGCTCATGCTGAAATGGCAGTGGATACATACATTATGTATTTATTTACAGTAGACTATTTCTGTCTTTTATTGGTTTCAGCGTGAACGATTACCCTGAAGACTACTCATCCGAGTTGAAGATGCTCCCCTCCTGGTGGTACGTAGCATCGTCGTGTGCTTCTAGGTCACTGGCATCATAGACAAAACGACTTTCCATAAGATGCCATTAATTGAGGATGAAACATTCGATTCTCATACcatatttgaaagaaaaaaacgGCAACAAAACTGAAGATGGCAGTCACTAGCTACATAAAAGGATACCGAAAGTAGCACCAACGTATGAAATGGGAAACATGCACAACTAAGAAATCAAAAGATGATTGATTGTTAACAAACATAACATCTATTCAACATAAGAGCCAATCATTAAATCACAATACTACATCCACAGCAGTCCCATGGAAACATGGACACCAAATGTCAATGGCATGACCCAATCCCTACCCCCAGAAGTAAGGATAGAAAGGCGAACTGAGATACTATTCTCAGGCGTAGAGTCGAGTTTCCCTAAACCAAAGATAACACATATTCAATTATAATCTAATAATTCCAGTCCACGACCTTCTGTCCCTCTCATCCTTGACACATGGCTGGCTAACACACTCTGAACCACACCCACCATCTTCATATGACATTCGGTCCTTGGATACTCACCATCCCAGCATGTCACGACAAAAGATGCAAAGCGTGATGAAACTTGAAGGACCCTAATGCACATCATCATGAATTCAACATGCCAGTAAAAGCACATTCAAGCATACGAGGTTGTGTATAAAAAAGGATGTGCTTCTTGCTGTATTATGAAATGCTGTCGTAGAATACTGCACACTAACTTACGAGCTAATTAAGTAATACATGCACACTGGCTTGCAAATTGCTACAGGAATACATGtacacttacttccaagttgctgCAATCACAAAACCGCAAAGAAAGAAGGAAAACATGACATAGTACTGATTATTGTATTGCCAACATTTCAGGGATCAGCTTAGCAGCTTGTCCATTTATATGCTGCTAAAGAGACTGATACATAAACATTTTATTTACCAGGATAACATGTTGAAACCAAACAAGAATAACAAGTCACTAGGGAGCAAATGTACCTTTAGGCAGCAACTTTCACATAGGTCACTGGCCCATAGGAGCGCATCAACACATACTTGGAAAGATCCAAACAGGTGACCTGAAATCGGACCTTGCAGCTCCCTCTAAGTTCCCAGCAACATATCCATCACAAGATCCATCAGCCAAGGAATACTCGAACCACTTTCTTTTCGCATctgttagggtgtgtttggtttcagGATGAGGTGGAATCGGACAGGTTGGTTTCATCCCTAACAGTCGTTCTCGTGTTTAGTTGAGTTAGGAATCGGAATTGGGTCATCCGCATGCAAGGAATATTCCCTCCAGATGCTTCACCAAGTGATTCCGCCGATTTAAAGGAACCGACTCGTTATTCGTCCATGAAagcaagaaaaaaaaaagaaataaccaaGCAATTCTCATCGCGCTCACCCCCGCACCCGAACAAAAGTTTTCGTGGTTATTTTTTTGtggttatttttttcatttttgtgattatttttttcgtggttattttttcattttcgtgattattttttgtaaatatttggtatgtactcatgatcatatatttttatttgcatgtgttGAAAATAGAATGAAAATGTTGCTGAAAATTTAAATTATAGGCTTATCAAATGCAAAGAACTCTATTTGTTGAGAGAAGTAATCTCACCATTTACAGATTCTTTTCATTTCATCTCTCCAACTAAACACCGGGACGGAACCAACCCATAACATTTTTTATCATCAACTGAACAGAAGGATGGAACCAACCCATGACTTTGAAATGGAACCATGACATTCCATGACTTTTGGTcctcaaaccaaacacacccttaagtATAAGTAGTCCCTTCGAAATCCCGGATGATCTGGACCAAGGCAACTTGCAAAGAAGAAACCTCCAAAGTATCTCATTCGATTTGCAAAGTGGAAATATGACAAGAACATCGTGCAGCCACCAAGGCTAGCAGTCCTTGTCCACCTTCCCTCTCCGTCTCCGGACTGCCACCGGAAAACATGAAACTTCTCTGGAGTGTCGCCCGTGGCGCCGACGAGCAACAACTCGTCAAGACACTCCGCGAGGCAGAAATATGAAGACTCATGTGCGGCCTGTGTATCCAACCGACCTCCAAGAAACGTGAACTCCACTGAATTGGTGTCTGACAGCTTGACGACCGCTAGACGGTAACATAAGCCGCCGGCATCTTGAGATCTGACCAGCGCGTGCAGGGTGCCCTTGACAAAGATCAAATCCTCAAGCACGTATGATTCACTGCATGACGCCATGCGCCACTCGGCATCCCCAAGGCGGCAGTACTGGAGGACATGGCCGACAGTTGGAAGGAAGGCGAGGACgaggtcgccggagaggaggaggCGACAGAAGTCCGCTGGTGGATGGGGGAGGCGGAACTGCTCGCCCGTGAGGAGGTGGACGAAGCTGAGGTCGTGATGGCTGGGGCTGACTATGGCGACGCGGCAGCCTAAAGAGTAGaaggcggcggcaggggcggtaGGGTCTGTatcggggagggggagggggaggcgaaAGCGCAGGTGGCGGCGGAGGGGGAGGTGGAACAGGGCTCTGGATCCGGGGACGAGGAGGAGGTGCGGGGCTTGGGAGGCGAGGCTGGACGGCGACGGAGGGAGGAGATCCCGGTAGGTGGCGCGGAGGGCGAAGAAATCGTGGAGGGTGGTCAGGCGACTCGCGATCTGGGAGATCAGCTCGGGCAGGAAGTACGGCGATGAGGCTGTCGCTGCTGGATTttgagacgaggaggaggaggaggagtccaggTTGCTGGCCGGCGGCGATAATCTCCTCCGATGCGTCGACGGCGTCGTCATTTCACTCGCTCGCCGGTTCTGCGGCCGGATGCGGCGTTGGATTTGCTTGTGTCTTTTTTTTTAATGTTTCTGCAGAGTAAAACAGCCCACACATATCTACGCCGCGCAAACAAGCAAATGTATTTTCACTGCTATCGAATTGAGCTACtggtttttattttatatatttttagaaaACTTTTAGATCTAAGTTGCCATAACGACCACCATTATTGTTAAATGAAAAATCCGATCGAAAAACCGTTATCAACATTAAATTCATCACGACGAGATTTTTAAAACTATACCTCATATTGATATGTTTCTACGACTTTTTTGAATTTAAAGATTATCATGTCTATTACACATAAATTGTTATCATGATTACAATAAGTTGTTATGATATATTTTAACTATTTTTTCTTCCATGTCTAAAATAAACTT
This window encodes:
- the LOC123428858 gene encoding uncharacterized protein LOC123428858, yielding MTTPSTHRRRLSPPASNLDSSSSSSSQNPAATASSPYFLPELISQIASRLTTLHDFFALRATYRDLLPPSPSSLASQAPHLLLVPGSRALFHLPLRRHLRFRLPLPLPDTDPTAPAAAFYSLGCRVAIVSPSHHDLSFVHLLTGEQFRLPHPPADFCRLLLSGDLVLAFLPTVGHVLQYCRLGDAEWRMASCSESYVLEDLIFVKGTLHALVRSQDAGGLCYRLAVVKLSDTNSVEFTFLGGRLDTQAAHESSYFCLAECLDELLLVGATGDTPEKFHVFRWQSGDGEGRWTRTASLGGCTMFLSYFHFANRMRYFGGFFFASCLGPDHPGFRRDYLYLRVCLV